The following proteins are encoded in a genomic region of Sulfurovum indicum:
- a CDS encoding leucyl aminopeptidase: MNFNITVTPIKEIKADLEIIIVIDGNLKHHSVKDRKLLKKAGFSGSQDEVCHLVEKKRLYVGAKHLRGAAIRPAAATAIRSLIGKKAYKTVKISTYVSHPRCSASIRAMVEGLVLGSYTFSKYKSKKSKSPVKTVEISLEGYEPHEITMETAARAVHNGEIAATATNYTRNIVNTPPDDFYPESMAQKAKKLAKKLGLECTVLKPKELKKEKMETLLAVARASRHEPRVIHLSHKPKNPKKVITLVGKGLTYDSGGLSLKPGDYMVTMKADKSGASAVIGIMKAVAELGLPIEVHGFLGMVENMIGGDAYKPDDVLKAKNGKTIEVRNTDAEGRLVLADVLCYAQQEVKADYLFDFATLTGACVVGVGHYTSGVMGFNDDLKEMVKKQAKIAGELVTPLDFNDYLKKTIKSDIADICNISNTRYGGAITAGHFLSEFIDEEHKEKWAHIDIAGPAFVEHVWGENPHGASGAGVRMMLRLIEKLAQEDSAH; this comes from the coding sequence ATGAATTTCAATATAACTGTTACTCCGATTAAAGAGATCAAAGCTGATCTTGAGATCATCATCGTTATTGACGGTAATCTCAAGCATCATTCTGTCAAAGACAGAAAACTGCTTAAAAAAGCCGGTTTTTCTGGCTCTCAGGATGAAGTATGCCACCTTGTAGAGAAGAAACGGCTCTATGTCGGGGCAAAGCATCTCAGAGGTGCTGCGATCCGTCCTGCGGCCGCTACAGCAATACGGTCACTTATAGGGAAAAAAGCCTATAAAACCGTAAAGATCTCCACCTATGTCAGCCATCCGAGATGTTCCGCTTCCATTAGAGCAATGGTTGAGGGACTGGTACTTGGAAGCTATACGTTTTCAAAGTATAAAAGCAAGAAAAGCAAGTCTCCTGTAAAAACAGTAGAGATCTCTCTTGAGGGCTACGAACCGCATGAGATCACAATGGAGACAGCTGCGCGTGCCGTACACAACGGTGAGATCGCGGCAACTGCTACCAACTATACACGTAATATTGTCAATACACCGCCGGATGACTTCTACCCTGAAAGCATGGCCCAAAAAGCAAAGAAACTTGCCAAAAAACTTGGACTTGAATGTACAGTACTCAAACCAAAAGAACTCAAAAAAGAGAAGATGGAAACCCTCCTTGCTGTTGCACGTGCTTCAAGACATGAACCAAGGGTCATCCACTTAAGCCATAAACCTAAAAACCCTAAAAAAGTCATCACGCTTGTAGGAAAAGGGCTTACTTATGATTCAGGCGGACTCAGCTTGAAGCCGGGTGACTATATGGTAACAATGAAAGCAGACAAAAGCGGTGCATCTGCAGTGATAGGGATCATGAAAGCCGTTGCAGAGCTTGGTCTGCCTATCGAAGTACACGGTTTCCTCGGTATGGTGGAGAACATGATCGGCGGAGATGCCTACAAGCCTGATGATGTGCTCAAAGCCAAGAACGGAAAGACTATCGAGGTACGCAATACTGATGCAGAGGGACGTCTGGTACTTGCCGATGTGCTCTGCTATGCACAGCAGGAGGTCAAGGCGGACTACCTCTTCGATTTTGCTACACTTACCGGTGCCTGTGTTGTCGGTGTGGGCCACTACACTTCAGGGGTCATGGGTTTTAACGATGATCTCAAGGAAATGGTCAAAAAGCAGGCAAAGATCGCCGGTGAACTGGTAACGCCGCTTGATTTCAACGACTATCTCAAAAAGACCATCAAGAGTGACATTGCCGATATTTGCAATATCTCCAATACCCGTTACGGCGGTGCGATCACGGCAGGTCACTTTCTCTCGGAGTTCATCGATGAAGAGCATAAAGAGAAGTGGGCACATATTGACATTGCAGGACCTGCCTTTGTCGAACATGTATGGGGAGAAAATCCACATGGTGCCTCAGGAGCCGGTGTTCGTATGATGCTCAGACTCATAGAGAAACTTGCACAGGAAGATAGTGCACACTAA
- a CDS encoding IS110 family RNA-guided transposase, protein MYSIGLDISKSSVNVYVPLGKLDLEIANTDKAFKSLYSKLKKLYKKEIEKVVFVFESTGSYSALLYRFCAQKGIMAYMPNPKQARNFAKAIAQRNKSDKIDARVLSEAIVVAKENEIKVPTIDPLVEEIKEFMVYYRLKVKQRTQLSNHLESLSTKEGSKTLCRTIKAEIKALKKSEDKIIEQVYAIIEKSKNLKEKYNAITSIDGIGKIGGIVMLHLFIKYPHANQRQIVSLAGLDPVMRESGTSIKGQTRISKAGNRLYRGTLFMAAMASTKHNEKMKAFYERLKANGKHTTQAQIAVIRKLIVVAHSLYKSGEVYNKNRYKISTGVQLKA, encoded by the coding sequence ATGTATTCTATCGGATTAGATATCTCCAAGTCAAGCGTCAATGTGTATGTACCGCTGGGAAAGTTGGATTTAGAAATAGCAAATACAGACAAAGCATTCAAATCACTCTACTCCAAACTTAAAAAACTTTATAAAAAAGAGATAGAGAAGGTGGTGTTTGTCTTCGAATCCACTGGAAGCTACTCTGCTTTACTGTACCGTTTCTGTGCCCAAAAAGGCATTATGGCTTATATGCCAAACCCAAAACAAGCCAGAAACTTTGCCAAAGCTATTGCACAGAGAAACAAAAGTGACAAGATAGATGCAAGGGTGCTTTCAGAAGCCATTGTAGTTGCAAAAGAAAATGAGATAAAAGTACCGACCATAGATCCCTTGGTTGAAGAGATAAAAGAGTTTATGGTTTATTACAGACTTAAGGTCAAACAGCGCACACAGCTTTCAAATCATTTGGAATCGCTTAGTACCAAAGAAGGAAGTAAGACACTCTGTCGTACTATCAAAGCAGAGATAAAAGCACTAAAGAAAAGTGAAGACAAAATAATAGAACAAGTCTATGCCATCATAGAAAAAAGCAAAAACCTCAAAGAAAAATATAATGCCATTACCTCCATAGACGGTATAGGTAAAATAGGAGGTATTGTGATGCTTCATCTGTTTATCAAATATCCTCATGCCAACCAAAGACAAATTGTCTCCCTTGCAGGACTTGACCCAGTGATGAGAGAATCAGGTACTTCAATCAAAGGACAAACGCGTATCTCAAAAGCAGGCAACAGGCTCTATCGTGGGACACTCTTTATGGCTGCGATGGCTTCAACCAAGCACAATGAAAAAATGAAAGCATTTTATGAGCGACTTAAAGCCAATGGTAAACACACAACACAAGCACAAATTGCAGTGATAAGAAAACTTATTGTCGTGGCACACTCTTTATATAAAAGTGGCGAAGTGTATAATAAAAACCGCTACAAAATAAGCACAGGAGTACAGCTAAAAGCATAG
- a CDS encoding cation:proton antiporter has product MDHAMYILIITIAISTVLNVILKRFEIPTIIGYVLAGFTISSIFHFAEESKEFLMHLAEFGIVFLMFTIGLEFSVKHLKSMKKEVFLFGSLQVILTGLLFTALGYYLFGLDARGAIVIGFALSLSSTAIVLKILNENNEIHSGYGRLSLGILLFQDLAVIPILLMVSFFTSKTHSMSRMLLETAGGAVIIYVVLFILGKYFIERFFDWITSTNSEEIFLVAVLLGVISASAFAQAVGFTYSLGAFLAGMMLAETKYRYRIEADLIPFRDILLGVFFVTIGMLVDWHSIVDYIHYILALLVVVMLIKAVVIFTVLYSFVQRRTALKTSMALFQIGEFALAVFALARSNDLISSEVNQILIVTVILSMILTPFVLHNIKRLADRFISEPETLRERAIVGREYEDHVIVCGYGPIGQKVVSSLKERNILYLILEHDVKVVDAVISNGEEAIFLANAAQKRVLSHFNVEKSAAIVVTIENELQRRLICENIASFSHHVKSIVKVNNEEEEKVYNEMGITTVINARDTIANLLSQEVIVCHLT; this is encoded by the coding sequence ATGGATCATGCCATGTACATACTTATTATAACTATAGCGATCTCTACGGTCCTAAATGTCATACTCAAACGATTTGAGATCCCAACGATCATCGGATATGTACTGGCAGGTTTTACTATCTCATCCATTTTTCATTTTGCGGAGGAGTCCAAAGAGTTCCTGATGCATCTTGCGGAATTTGGTATTGTTTTTCTGATGTTTACCATCGGCCTGGAGTTTTCTGTCAAGCACCTCAAGAGCATGAAAAAAGAGGTTTTCCTCTTTGGCAGTCTGCAGGTTATACTAACGGGACTGCTCTTTACAGCACTGGGCTATTACCTTTTTGGTCTTGATGCCAGAGGAGCGATCGTGATCGGGTTTGCCCTGTCGCTCTCTTCAACAGCGATCGTCCTGAAAATACTTAATGAGAACAATGAGATTCACTCCGGGTACGGCAGACTTTCATTAGGGATCCTTCTTTTCCAGGATCTTGCAGTCATTCCCATTTTGCTGATGGTCTCGTTCTTTACCTCCAAGACCCACTCGATGAGCAGGATGCTGCTTGAAACGGCAGGAGGTGCAGTGATCATTTATGTGGTTCTCTTCATCCTGGGAAAATACTTCATTGAACGCTTTTTCGACTGGATCACGTCTACGAATTCTGAAGAGATATTTCTTGTAGCGGTACTTTTAGGTGTCATCAGTGCTTCCGCTTTTGCCCAGGCAGTGGGATTTACCTACTCACTGGGAGCTTTTTTGGCAGGGATGATGCTGGCAGAGACAAAATACCGTTACAGGATAGAAGCTGACCTTATACCGTTCAGGGATATCCTTCTGGGAGTATTCTTTGTAACGATCGGAATGCTGGTAGACTGGCACTCCATTGTTGATTATATCCATTATATTCTCGCTCTTTTGGTGGTGGTGATGCTGATAAAAGCAGTAGTGATCTTCACTGTTTTGTATTCGTTTGTACAGAGAAGGACTGCACTTAAGACTTCTATGGCACTCTTTCAGATCGGTGAGTTTGCTTTGGCAGTATTTGCACTGGCACGTTCGAACGATCTCATCTCTTCTGAGGTCAACCAGATACTCATCGTTACGGTCATTCTGTCGATGATCCTGACACCGTTCGTACTTCACAACATCAAAAGGCTGGCTGACCGTTTTATCAGTGAACCTGAAACACTGAGAGAACGCGCTATCGTCGGCAGAGAGTATGAAGATCATGTGATCGTCTGCGGATACGGTCCCATAGGACAAAAGGTGGTCAGCTCTTTGAAAGAGAGGAATATACTCTATCTGATCCTAGAACATGATGTAAAGGTGGTCGATGCTGTCATTTCAAACGGGGAAGAGGCGATCTTTCTTGCCAATGCTGCACAGAAGAGAGTGCTTTCCCACTTTAATGTAGAAAAATCAGCTGCGATCGTTGTAACTATAGAGAATGAGCTGCAAAGAAGACTCATTTGTGAAAATATCGCCTCTTTCAGCCATCATGTCAAAAGTATTGTAAAGGTGAACAATGAAGAGGAGGAGAAGGTCTATAATGAGATGGGGATCACAACTGTGATCAACGCCAGAGATACCATAGCCAATCTGCTTTCGCAGGAGGTGATCGTCTGTCATCTGACCTAG
- a CDS encoding DUF3303 domain-containing protein: protein MKYMICWSIQPENYTVVMDNFLKSGAPMPKGLTLLGRYHAPGSSKGWALCETENPLYLAQHIAEWSPLVKFDITPVLEDAEAAEAIARARN, encoded by the coding sequence ATGAAATACATGATTTGTTGGTCAATCCAACCAGAAAACTACACAGTTGTAATGGATAATTTTCTAAAAAGCGGAGCACCGATGCCCAAAGGGCTTACTTTACTAGGTCGTTATCATGCTCCCGGATCGTCTAAGGGTTGGGCGTTATGCGAAACTGAGAATCCACTTTATCTTGCCCAGCACATAGCGGAATGGTCCCCTTTAGTTAAATTTGATATTACACCAGTATTAGAAGATGCTGAAGCTGCTGAAGCAATAGCTAGAGCCCGTAATTAA
- a CDS encoding DUF6602 domain-containing protein, with protein sequence MIRKASELLELFIQEESRKLEGLDMPHMPTLGSAYEEVTKQGIDKNFAIPKFLDLRVVSGFITVGGEMLPQQVDCMLVHGDGQRYGLTEQFIYDIDKVLCLFEVKKTLRKNDYIDAFYHLGAIRRKFAEYFEYRLENEDYEPDIKAARRHFSQITGKIAPECYSGIHTLSKSDGILFYTLVQETLAPVSIIHGYEGYKTENGLRSAFIDILEEKRKKGGDGLGVPNIPTLVTSNNLCLVKGNGVPFLTIKDKNKWIAVFSTRHNSAKLILELIWSKISLYFDAKMPWNDGLHMDSIQPLLMAEAVEEGDKAGWMYNTLEFKEGQLRRDDDNNWEPAPLGKAEIAAINIMAIRGGYLPLDEEMDEFLKKEHDTSLNEVAENLILTRFFMRDENYIRPTTMHTHIITTDDGNGFVANEKDRFDLWCKEMQIEPYYMNLLFLE encoded by the coding sequence TTGATTAGAAAAGCATCTGAACTACTAGAATTATTTATACAAGAAGAATCGAGAAAATTAGAAGGGCTTGATATGCCTCATATGCCCACGCTTGGTTCAGCTTATGAAGAAGTAACAAAGCAAGGTATTGATAAGAATTTTGCAATACCAAAATTCTTGGACTTAAGGGTCGTTTCCGGATTTATAACAGTTGGTGGTGAAATGCTACCACAACAAGTTGACTGCATGCTAGTTCACGGTGATGGACAACGATACGGACTAACTGAACAATTTATCTATGATATTGATAAAGTTCTTTGCCTTTTTGAAGTCAAAAAAACATTGCGAAAAAACGATTATATTGACGCCTTCTATCACTTAGGCGCGATACGAAGAAAATTCGCCGAGTATTTTGAATACAGACTAGAAAATGAAGATTATGAACCAGACATAAAAGCAGCCAGAAGACATTTTTCGCAAATTACTGGAAAGATTGCACCAGAATGCTATTCAGGTATACATACACTTTCAAAAAGTGATGGGATTTTATTTTACACATTAGTGCAAGAAACTTTAGCACCAGTGAGCATCATTCATGGATACGAAGGATATAAAACAGAAAATGGTTTGCGGTCAGCTTTTATAGATATATTGGAGGAAAAACGAAAGAAAGGTGGAGATGGATTAGGAGTACCAAACATACCAACTTTGGTAACATCAAACAATCTCTGCCTTGTCAAAGGTAACGGTGTGCCATTTTTGACCATAAAAGATAAAAACAAATGGATCGCTGTCTTTTCGACACGTCATAATTCAGCAAAGTTAATACTTGAGCTTATCTGGTCAAAAATTTCATTATATTTCGATGCAAAAATGCCTTGGAATGATGGACTGCACATGGATAGCATTCAACCACTCTTAATGGCCGAGGCAGTTGAAGAAGGAGACAAAGCCGGTTGGATGTATAATACTCTTGAGTTCAAAGAAGGACAGCTAAGGAGAGATGATGATAATAATTGGGAACCGGCTCCATTGGGAAAGGCTGAGATTGCAGCTATAAACATTATGGCTATCCGTGGTGGCTATCTCCCTCTTGATGAGGAGATGGATGAGTTTCTGAAAAAAGAGCACGATACTTCCCTTAATGAAGTTGCTGAGAACCTAATTCTAACCCGTTTTTTTATGAGGGATGAGAATTACATAAGGCCTACTACTATGCATACACATATTATTACAACCGATGATGGCAACGGTTTTGTTGCGAACGAAAAAGATAGATTTGATCTTTGGTGCAAAGAAATGCAGATAGAGCCGTACTACATGAATCTACTGTTTTTAGAATAA
- the ychF gene encoding redox-regulated ATPase YchF has product MGLGIGLVGLPNVGKSTTFNALTKAQNAESANYPFCTIEPNKAVVPVPDKRLDELAKIVNPERIQHSTLDFVDIAGLVKGASKGEGLGNKFLGNIRETEVILHIVRCFEDPNIVHTEGSIDPIRDVEIIEQELLFADIDAVLKRIDLLKRKAKGNDKEAKAQLETAEALLAHIEEGNPVSTFSDIDSDAFKSINKDLRLLTSKEIIYGANVDEEGLTEDNEYVQQLKAYAQERNREVIKLCAKIEEEMVDFEEDEKAEMLADLGVEESGLEQIIHKGFDKLGLMSYFTAGVKEVRAWTIRKGTTAPKAAAVIHNDFEKGFIRAEVISYEDFIKYNGEQGAKEAGKNRLEGKEYIVQDGDVMHFRFNV; this is encoded by the coding sequence ATGGGACTAGGCATAGGACTTGTCGGACTACCGAATGTAGGAAAATCTACCACTTTTAACGCACTTACCAAAGCACAGAACGCAGAGAGCGCCAACTACCCTTTCTGTACCATTGAACCGAACAAAGCAGTTGTACCGGTTCCGGACAAACGTCTGGATGAACTTGCAAAGATCGTCAACCCCGAAAGGATACAGCACTCCACACTTGATTTTGTGGATATTGCCGGACTGGTCAAGGGAGCAAGCAAAGGTGAAGGACTTGGGAACAAATTCCTGGGCAACATCCGTGAAACAGAGGTGATTCTGCACATCGTCAGATGTTTTGAAGACCCCAATATCGTCCACACAGAAGGCTCCATCGATCCGATACGTGATGTGGAGATCATCGAGCAGGAACTGCTGTTTGCAGATATAGATGCTGTTTTGAAACGTATCGACCTGCTTAAGCGTAAAGCCAAAGGAAATGACAAAGAGGCAAAAGCTCAACTGGAAACAGCTGAAGCACTTTTGGCACACATTGAGGAAGGGAATCCTGTCTCTACCTTCTCTGACATCGACTCCGATGCCTTCAAATCGATCAATAAAGACCTCAGACTGCTTACAAGCAAAGAGATCATCTATGGTGCCAATGTCGATGAAGAGGGATTGACCGAAGACAACGAATATGTTCAGCAGCTTAAAGCTTATGCTCAGGAACGTAACAGAGAGGTTATCAAACTCTGTGCAAAGATCGAAGAGGAGATGGTCGACTTCGAAGAAGATGAGAAAGCAGAAATGCTCGCTGATCTGGGTGTAGAAGAGTCCGGCCTTGAGCAGATCATCCATAAGGGATTTGACAAACTGGGGTTGATGAGCTACTTTACTGCCGGGGTTAAAGAGGTACGGGCATGGACCATTCGCAAAGGCACAACTGCGCCGAAAGCAGCAGCGGTCATTCATAACGACTTTGAAAAAGGGTTTATCCGTGCAGAAGTCATCTCATATGAAGACTTTATCAAGTATAACGGTGAACAGGGAGCCAAAGAAGCAGGAAAGAACAGACTCGAAGGCAAAGAGTACATCGTTCAGGATGGCGATGTAATGCATTTCAGGTTTAATGTATAG
- a CDS encoding DUF302 domain-containing protein: MKKWLILGLLALIFTGCENKKGAFLETVESQNDVPASVNKLLGVLEQKKLIHFATIDHAKNAKEAGMRLKPETVVVFGNPKAGTQLMECNPSIGLDLPLRMLFTTDYEGKTTITYTNPEYWTLKHNIKDKKCLGIIKKIHITLQTLAEEAAKK, encoded by the coding sequence ATGAAAAAATGGCTGATTCTTGGGCTGCTTGCCCTGATATTTACCGGTTGTGAAAATAAAAAAGGGGCTTTCCTCGAAACAGTGGAGTCACAGAACGATGTCCCTGCATCAGTCAATAAACTTTTGGGAGTTCTTGAGCAGAAAAAACTCATACACTTTGCAACGATCGATCATGCCAAAAATGCAAAAGAAGCAGGTATGAGGCTTAAACCTGAAACGGTTGTCGTTTTCGGAAACCCCAAAGCAGGTACACAACTGATGGAGTGCAACCCCTCTATAGGACTTGACCTGCCGCTTCGTATGCTCTTTACAACCGATTATGAAGGAAAAACCACTATTACCTATACCAATCCGGAATACTGGACCCTTAAGCACAATATTAAAGATAAGAAATGTTTGGGTATCATTAAAAAAATACATATTACGCTACAGACTCTGGCAGAGGAAGCAGCAAAGAAATAG